The Sphingomonas donggukensis genomic interval GTCCACGCGATCGGGCCCGGGCTCACCCTGATCGAGGTGCAGCAGAATTCGGAAACCACCTACCGCCTCTACGATTATGGCCGCCCGCGCGAGCTGCATCTCGACGACGGCGTCGCGGTGTCGGACGCCCGCCCCTATGTCGCGCCGCCCGCGCCGGGGCGCGTCGCCGACGATCGCACGATCCTGGTCGAGGGGCCGAAATTCGTCCTCGAACGCTGGTCGGCGGGGTGCCGGGCCTTCAGCCTGCCCGCAGGCACGACCGCGTGGCTGATCCCGGTCACCGGCAGTGGCACTGCCGACGGCGTCGCCTTTGCCGCCGGCCAGTGCCTGACGCTGGAGGGGGCGTGCGTCGTCGCGGCAGAGGCGGGCGCCGACCTGCTGCTCGCCTATCCCGGCACCACCCGCATCGACCTGTCGGGCGCGTGAACGGATCGTAGTTTTTCGTTCACGCAACTTACCCGGCGCAGCGGGCGTTCGGCACGCATTCCATTCAAGGAGGAAGTCATGCGTACCCCGATCATCTTCGCAGCCCTTGCCGCGACGACCCTCGCCGCCGTTCCGGCTGCGGCGCAGTCGAACCCGAACCGCGAATATCGCGAGGAGGTGCGCGACGCCCAGCGCGACTATCGCAACGACCTGCGCGACGCGAATTCGCCGCGTGACGTTCGCAACGCCCGCCGCGAGTACAATCGCGAGATTCGCGACGCGCGTCAGGACCGTCGCCGCGACTGGCGCCAGTATCGCAACTACGACTACAACCGTTTCGAGAACGGCCAGCGCCGCTATTATGCCGATCAATATTATCGCGATGGCCGCTATTATCAGACCCGTCGCCTCGGCCGTAACGACCGCATCTATCGCGGCAACGACGGGCGCTATTACTGCCGCCGCAACGACGGCACGACCGGCCTGATCATCGGCGGCGTCGCCGGCGGCTTCCTCGGCAACGCGCTGAGCAACGGCAGCTCGAACCTGCTCGGTACGCTGCTCGGTGCAGCAGGCGGCGCAGCACTCGGTCGCTCGATCGACCGCGGCCAGGTCAGCTGCCGCTAAGCCTTTGCCACGCAGGCAATGACGGACGGCCCGGCGGGACACCGCCGGGCCGTTTGCGTGTCAGGTCAGAGCAATCCGCCGCCCAGCGACAGGCGCACGATCGCGACGACCAGCAGCAGCAGGTTCAGGTTGCGGCCCGCGGTCTTGCTCGACAGCATGCCGATGACCGCGCCGACCAGCGTGATCGGGATCGCCAGCCAGTTGAGCGCGCCGAGCAGCGGGATGATTCCGGGAATCACGAAGATCAGCGACGTGAGACCGACGAGGATGGAAAGAATATTCAGCATGACGGCAATATGGCGACGCCCCGGTGTCTTGGCAAGATAACACAGTCGCCATTCCTTAATCCCTCCCCTGACATATGCGGGCGATGCGCCGCATCCTGCCTGCCCTGACCGCCTTGCTGCTGGCCGCCTGCAGCGCCGCGCAGCCGGTCGACACCGCCGCCGACTCGCTCGACCAGGAACTGGCCCAGTCCGCGACCGGATCGGGCGACGATCCGATGCTCGCCGCCGCGCTCGCCGATCCGCTGATGACCGACCCCGGCCTTGCCGGTCGCGCCAATGCCGACGCCATCCGCCCGCCCGCGCAGCCCTATAGCGCCGCAATACCCGCCGACGACGTCGCTGCCGCACCCGCGCCCGACCTCGGCGGGCTGACCGCCGCGCCCGCCCCGACGCGCAAGGATTGCCCGCAATGCGCCGTCGCGGGCGAGGCGGTCACCCTCGCCGCGCTCGCCGCGCGTCAGGCCGCCCCCCACGCCAGCGCCTGCGCGTCGCAGGTCCGCTACGCCGCCGGCTGGGCCAACCGCCTCGGTCGCGACGTGCCGCTCTACATCAACGCGCGCGTGATCGAGGCGGCGGGCGTGCAGACCGCGCAGTGCCGCCTGCGCCTTGCCAGCTTCACCGCCGCGCAGCCGGTGCAGACGATGCTCGACTGGTATTTCACGCGCACACGGGCCGCGGGCTTCGTGTCCGAGCAGCAGAGCGACGCCACCCGCCACGTTCTGACCGGCCGCCGCGCCCGTGACGGCGCCGCCTACGCGCTCTACCTCACCGCGCGCGCCGATGGTGGCAGCGACGTCGATCTCGTCACCACCACCGGTACCTGAATCGCCGGGAGTTTCCTCCGCGCGCCATTCGGGCTACCGCGGCGGGCATGTCCAATCTCCTCTTCGTCATGGCCGGCGGCGCGATCGGCGCCGGTGCGCGGCATCTGTTCGGGCGCGCGACGCTGTCCACGCTCGGCCCCGCCTACCCGTGGGGGACGCTGGGCGTGAACCTGATCGGCGGGCTGCTGATGGGTCTGCTGGTCGGCACGCTTGCCCGCACCGGCGCGAACGAGTCCGCGCGGCTGTTCCTCGGCGTCGGCGTGCTCGGCGGCTTCACCACCTTCTCCGCGTTCAGCCTCGACGCCGCCAACATGCTGGAGCGCGGCGCGCTTGTGCCCGCCGGGCTGTACGTTGCCGCCTCCGTGATCGGATCGATCGTCGCGCTGTTCGCCGGCCTGGCCCTCGCCCGGAGTGTCGCGGCATGAGCCGGGACGTCCGCGAGTTCACCGTCGGCATCGACGACGACGGCATCCGCCTCGATCGCTGGTTCAAGCGGCACATGCCCGACACCAGCTTCAACATCGTCTCGCGCTGGGCGCGCACCGGCCAGATCCGCGTCGACGGGGCGAAGGCCGACACCGGCGATCGCCTGTCCGCCGGCCAGCAGCTTCGCATGCCCCCGCCCGAAGCGCCGCGCCCCGACGCCCCCGCCCGCCCGAAGCGTGAGCGCACGCCGCTGTCGCCCGAACAGACCGAGCTCGCGCAATCGATGGTCATCCACCGCGACGCGCAGGCGATCGTGCTCAACAAGATTCCTGGCCTCGCGACGCAGGGCGGCACCAAGACCACCGAGCATGTCGACGGCCTGCTCGACGCGCTGCAATTCGAGAATGAGGGGCGCCCGAAGCTCGTCCACCGTCTCGACAAGGACACGTCGGGCGCGCTGCTGATCGCCCGCACCGCTCGCGCCGCCGCCTATTTCTCCAAGAGCTTTTCCGGCCGCACCGCGCGCAAGATCTACTGGGCGCTGGTCGCCGGCGTGCCCGACATCGCCGATGGCGTCGTCGACCTGCCGATTGCGAAACAGCCCGGCACCGGCGGCGAGAAGATGCACGTCAGCGAGCATGAGGGCCAGCCCTCGCGCAGCCGCTACACCGTGCTCGAACGCGCCGGCAACCGCGCGTCCTGGGTCGAACTGCAAC includes:
- a CDS encoding RluA family pseudouridine synthase, which produces MSRDVREFTVGIDDDGIRLDRWFKRHMPDTSFNIVSRWARTGQIRVDGAKADTGDRLSAGQQLRMPPPEAPRPDAPARPKRERTPLSPEQTELAQSMVIHRDAQAIVLNKIPGLATQGGTKTTEHVDGLLDALQFENEGRPKLVHRLDKDTSGALLIARTARAAAYFSKSFSGRTARKIYWALVAGVPDIADGVVDLPIAKQPGTGGEKMHVSEHEGQPSRSRYTVLERAGNRASWVELQPLTGRTHQLRVHMAAIGHPIIGDGKYGGFDAFLTGGVSRKMHLHSRRIRIDHPDGGRVDVTAELPEHFADSMKLLGFDMALGDRPLPDEAPPPSKAEEKQFAKQHAKAIRKDRKGERRGRGSDDKHPERPTTSTRKPAAPTAKKPGGARPPRGKPAGATPRGPAGRRPAGKPRTPGAR
- a CDS encoding class I mannose-6-phosphate isomerase, whose amino-acid sequence is MTATLLATHRVEKPWGRHSLWPGFADPAPGGDPVGEVWFQAPGDAEPDLLVKYLFTSEKLSIQVHPDDEQAHARGLPRGKDECWLILDAEPGATIAIGTHEPVDAETLRAAALDGSIEQLVDWKPVKAGDFFYSASGTVHAIGPGLTLIEVQQNSETTYRLYDYGRPRELHLDDGVAVSDARPYVAPPAPGRVADDRTILVEGPKFVLERWSAGCRAFSLPAGTTAWLIPVTGSGTADGVAFAAGQCLTLEGACVVAAEAGADLLLAYPGTTRIDLSGA
- a CDS encoding glycine zipper 2TM domain-containing protein, which gives rise to MRTPIIFAALAATTLAAVPAAAQSNPNREYREEVRDAQRDYRNDLRDANSPRDVRNARREYNREIRDARQDRRRDWRQYRNYDYNRFENGQRRYYADQYYRDGRYYQTRRLGRNDRIYRGNDGRYYCRRNDGTTGLIIGGVAGGFLGNALSNGSSNLLGTLLGAAGGAALGRSIDRGQVSCR
- the crcB gene encoding fluoride efflux transporter CrcB, with protein sequence MSNLLFVMAGGAIGAGARHLFGRATLSTLGPAYPWGTLGVNLIGGLLMGLLVGTLARTGANESARLFLGVGVLGGFTTFSAFSLDAANMLERGALVPAGLYVAASVIGSIVALFAGLALARSVAA